Proteins found in one Salminus brasiliensis chromosome 13, fSalBra1.hap2, whole genome shotgun sequence genomic segment:
- the wee1 gene encoding wee1-like protein kinase has protein sequence MSFGCRRNADFSPNLRPIRQKLFSNSDGEEDSIEEANNSTGAESGFTELDSPVLRRSNADKRQEELNSSPLSRTREEEEEEDDDAESWDEEGFGSPSHLKPSFCTKNSPSPRKSPRAYDSSPERTYIHDDLEASSSPIPDCPDTPPHKTFRKLRLFDTPHTPKSLLSRARTSASTSRRVALFKNVDSKGKASLDGRRNQTPLVNINPFTPDSIVVQSSTQQRNNRKRSHWNDSCGEDMEASDAEIEDDVIPPSKRLTMMESNMMSRYASEFHELEKIGSGQFGAVFKCVKRLDGCIYAIKRSKKPLAGSVDEQNALREVYAHAVLGQHPHVVRYYSAWAEDDHMLIQNEYCNGGTLSDVITENYRHLHFLSELELKDLLLQVSRGLKYIHSMALVHMDIKPSNIFISRKPAVSVEEFEDEEDGPNTSVIYKIGDLGHVTRVTNPQVEEGDSRYLANEVLQEDYTNLTRADIFALALTVVSASGAEPLPSNGEKWHQIRQGILPHIPQVLSQDFLSLLKLMIHPDPTRRPSTSDLIRHPVLLTASRMSADQLRVELNAERFKNALLQKELKKAQLAKAAAEERVLSTDRVLTRSTVQSSSRSSRLIGKKMNRSLSLTIY, from the exons atgaGTTTCGGCTGTCGGCGCAACGCCGACTTCTCCCCAAACCTGCGGCCCATTCGCCAAAAGCTGTTTTCTAACAGCGACGGCGAGGAGGACAGCATAGAGGAGGCCAACAACAGCACCGGAGCCGAGTCTGGGTTCACAGAGCTGGACTCCCCGGTTCTGCGCCGAAGCAACGCTGATAAGAGACAAGAGGAGCTGAACAGCAGCCCCCTGAGCCGGacaagggaggaggaggaggaggaggacgacgaCGCTGAGTCCTGGGACGAGGAAGGCTTTGGTTCTCCGTCTCATCTCAAACCGAGCTTCTGCACGAAGAACTCCCCATCTCCTAGAAAAAGCCCCCGAGCTTACGACAGCTCTCCGGAGAGGACGTACATTCACGATGACCTGGAGGCATCAAGCTCCCCCATTCCGGACTGTCCTGATACACCGCCCCATAAAACCTTCAGAAAGCTCCGGCTTTTCGATACGCCTCACACTCCCAAG AGTTTGCTGTCGAGAGCGAGGACCTCCGCTTCTACGAGCAGACGAGTCGCGCTCTTCAAGAATGTGGATTCCAAAGGCAAGGCCAGTCTCGACGGAAGGCGAAACCAAACGCCTTTGGTCAACATTAACCCCTTCACCCCTGACTCAATCGTCGTCCAGTCATCAACGCAACAAAGGAACAACAGGAAACGCTCACACTGGAATGA CTCCTGTGGAGAGGACATGGAGGCTAGTGATGCTGAAATTGAAGATGACGTTATTCCACCATCAAAG agacttACAATGATGGAGAGTAACATGATGTCTAGATATGCGTCAGAGTTCCACGAGTTGGAGAAAATTGGTTCAGGACAGTTTGGTGCCGTCTTCAAATGTGTGAAAAGACTAGATGGCTGCATCTACGCTATCAAGCGTTCCAAGAAGCCATTGGCAGGATCTGTGGAtga GCAGAATGCACTTCGAGAAGTCTACGCACATGCTGTTTTAGGACAGCACCCTCATGTGGTGAGGTATTACTCTGCATGGGCAGAGGATGACCACATGCTGATCCAGAATGAGTACTGCAACGGTGGCACCCTATCAGACGTAATCACTGAGAACTATAGACACCTGCACTTTCTGTCTGAACTGGAGCTGAAAGATCTGCTGCTGCAAGTCTCTCGCGGGCTCAAGTACATCCACTCCATGGCACTTGTGCACATGGACATTAAGCCAA GCAACATATTCATTTCACGGAAACCTGCTGTCAGTGTTGAGGAgtttgaagatgaagaagatggGCCAAACACTAGTGTGATTTACAAAATAG GTGACCTTGGCCATGTGACCAGAGTAACCAATCCCCAGGTTGAGGAGGGTGACAGCAGATATCTGGCTAATGAAGTTCTTCAGGAG GACTACACTAACCTGACAAGGGCTGACATTTTTGCTCTGGCTCTGACTGTTGTCAGTGCCTCTGGAGCCGAGCCCCTTCCTAGCAATGGGGAAAAGTGGCACCAAATCCGACAGGGAATTCTGCCCCATATCCCTCAAGTGCTGTCTCAGGACTTTTTAAGCTTGCTGAAG CTTATGATCCATCCTGACCCGACACGGAGGCCATCGACCTCTGACCTCATCAGACACCCTGTTCTGCTGACTGCTTCCAGGATGAGTGCCGATCAGTTGCGTGTGGAACTCAACGCTGAGAGATTTAAAAACGCCCTACTCCAAAA GGAGCTGAAAAAAGCGCAACTTGCCAAAGCTGCAGCAGAGGAGAGGGTTCTGTCCACAGACAGAGTTCTGACTCGTTCCACAGTCCAGTCTAGCTCAAGAAGCTCTCGGCTCATTGGGAAAAAGATGAACCGCTCGCTCAGTCTCACCATTTACTAA
- the znf143b gene encoding zinc finger protein 143: protein MLLAQVNRDTQSMEFQSVEGDPQQVTLCLTEAVTVADSDHIEAMDTVSLQAVTLVDGSTAYIQHSPKVSFTDNKIMEGQVIQLEDGSAAYVQHVPMPKAVGEGLRLEDGQAVQLEDGTTAYIHAPKETYDQGGLQAVQLEDGTTAYIQHMPQSSTILAIQADGTVADLQTEGTIDPETISVLEQYSAKMEGTECGTGLLSRGDADGSVHMQIVLQGQESRSPRVQHIGEKSFRCEHEGCGKLYTTAHHLKVHERSHTGDKPYICDHLGCGKKFATGYGLKSHVRTHTGEKPYRCQELNCHKSFKTSGDLQKHTRTHTGEKPFKCPFEGCGRSFTTSNIRKVHIRTHTGERPYYCSEPNCGRAFASATNYKNHMRIHTGEKPYVCTVPGCDKRFTEYSSLYKHHVVHTPCKPYNCNHCGKTYKQISTLAMHKRTAHNDTEPIEEEQEAYFEPPAEAIDDPTLTFTPTVVEEDSGSEHISAGSEIMSQQHVALISQDGTQQVLSQADVQAMSGTITMVTQEGTTITIPAHEAMLSPGEAHSVTMVSADGTEGQVAIVTPDLSVFQTEDGELVQEQQQPVVSSPHPVTLLATSNGTHIAVQLTDQPSLEEAIRIASRIQQGETPGLDD from the exons ATGCTCTTGGCCCAGGTGAATCGAGACACCCAGAGCATGGAGTTCCAGAGTGTTGAGGGTGACCCGCAGCAGGTTACGCTCTGTCTGACGGAGGCTGTGACAGTTGCAG ACAGTGATCACATTGAGGCAATGGACACAGTGAGTCTGCAGGCAGTCACTCTGGTGGATGGCTCCACTGCCTACATACAGCACAGCCCTAAAG tttcttttaCAGATAACAAGATAATGGAAGGGCAGGTAATCCAGTTGGAAGATGGATCAGCTGCATATGTGCAGCATGTACCGATGCCTAAAGCAG TTGGAGAGGGACTGAGACTAGAAGATGGCCAGGCTGTGCAACTGGAAGATGGAACAACTGCATACATTCATGCACCCAAAG AAACCTATGATCAGGGCGGTTTACAGGCGGTCCAACTGGAGGATGGCACCACTGCCTATATCCAGCATATGCCCCAGTCCAGCACCATCCTGGCCATTCAGGCTGACGGTACAGTGGCTGACCTGCAGACAGAGGGCACCATCGACCCTGAGACAATTAGTGTACTGGAGCAATACTCTGCCAAG ATGGAGGGAACAGAATGTGGCACTGGGCTGCTCAGTAGAGGTGATGCTGATGGCAGTGTGCATATGCAG ATCGTACTCCAGGGTCAGGAGAGCAGGTCTCCCCGAGTGCAGCACATTGGGGAAAAGTCATTCCGCTGTGAGCATGAGGGCTGTGGAAAACTGTACACCACAGCACACCATCTAAAG GTACATGAAAGATCACATACTGGCGATAAACCTTACATATGTGACCACCTAGGCTGTGGTAAAAAGTTTGCCACAG GGTATGGCTTAAAAAGTCATGTTCGAACACACACTGGTGAAAAACCATATCGCTGTCAGGAGCTCAACTGCCATAAATCATTCAAAACATCTGGAGacctacaaaaacacacaagaacacacacag GGGAAAAGCCTTTTAAATGTCCATTTGAAGGTTGTGGGAGGTCTTTCACCACTTCAAATATTCGGAAGGTCCACATCCGAACACACACTGGTGAACGGCCGTACTACTGTTCTGAGCCCAACTGTGGGAGGGCCTTTGCTAGTGCCACCAACTACAAAAATCACATGAGAATCCACACTG GAGAGAAGCCATATGTCTGCACGGTTCCTGGCTGTGATAAGCGCTTTACTGAGTACTCTAGTCTCTACAAGCATCATGTAGTCCACACGCCCTGCAAGCCCTACAACTGCAACCACTGTGGGAAGACCTACAAACAGATCTCCACTTTAGCCATGCACAAACGCACAGCCCACAATGACACAGAGCCCATTGAAGAGGAGCAGGAGGCCTACTTTGAGCCACCTGCAG AGGCCATTGATGACCCTACATTAACATTTACCCCTACTGTGGTGGAGGAGGACAGTGGGTCGGAGCATATTTCAGCAGGATCAGAGATCATGAGTCAACAGCATGTAGCCCTGATATCCCAGGATGGAACGCAGCAG gtTCTTTCTCAGGCAGATGTGCAAGCAATGAGCGGCACAATTACCATGGTAACCCAAGAGGGAACTACTATAACCATCCCTGCGCATGAAGCAATGCTTTCCCCAGGAGAGGCTCACTCTGTCACCATGGTTTCAGCAGATGGCACAGAAGGACAA gTGGCCATTGTGACGCCCGATCTATCAGTGTTCCAGACTGAGGACGGGGAGTTagtgcaggagcagcagcagcctgtGGTATCCAGCCCGCACCCAGTTACTCTGCTGGCTACCTCCAATGGCACACACATAGCTGTTCAG CTCACAGATCAACCCTCATTAGAAGAAGCCATCAGAATTGCATCAAGAATACAGCAAGGAGAGACTCCAGGCCTGGATGATTAA
- the LOC140575105 gene encoding nuclear receptor-interacting protein 3-like encodes MELREAAALRQQRRIKQAIQFLHKDSADLLPLDGLKKLGTSKEGQPHNILQRRLLEANLSRNRLNNRTMKAPLSSIVQSHGVNCETQEMQSDLIQVMGQCSGREVVVTINTGCTLNLISSVNVEKLGLKEKIISGKSEADLGPVQHNLLAIGQIVLSLGIGQTRMELLFSVVEIDRMFLSLGTKTLTALKCVIDTEKQMLVLGKTVREQVHFAERHENEVSME; translated from the exons ATGGAGCTGAGAGAGGCGGCGGCTCTCCGGCAGCAGCGCAGGATTAAGCAGGCTATTCAGTTTCTGCACAAGGATTCCGCAGACCTGCTGCCATTAGATGGCCTTAAGAAACTGGGAACTTCTAAAGAAGGG CAACCACACAATATTCTCCAGAGAAGACTGCTGGAAGCAAACTTATCACGAAACAGACTCAACAACCGCACCATGAAAGCACCTTTGAGTAGTATAGTTCAGAGCCATGGTGTAAACTGTGAGACTCAGGAGATGCAGAGCGACCTCATTCAAGTCATGGGCCAG TGCTCTGGGCGGGAGGTGGTGGTTACAATCAACACTGGTTGTACATTAAATCTCATATCATCAGTCAATGTGGAGAAACTTGG CTTGAAGGAAAAGATCATCAGCGGCAAAAGTGAGGCCGATTTAGGCCCAGTGCAGCACAACCTCCTAGCCATAGGCCAGATTGTGCTGAGTTTGGGCATTGGACAAACAAGGATGGAGCTTTTGTTTAGTGTCGTGG AAATCGACAGGATGTTCCTCTCACTCGGCACAAAGACACTGACGGCCCTGAAG TGTGTGATTGACACTGAGAAGCAGATGCTGGTTCTTGGAAAAACTGTACGAGAGCAAGTCCATTTTGCTGAGAGACATGAAAATGAAG TCTCCATGGAATAG
- the c13h11orf16 gene encoding uncharacterized protein C11orf16 homolog isoform X1 has translation MATICELTDSSRSLIPVLMGKDRNVTLILDTSEAMTAVLGTVKNLIIQTLLAKASLRNSLFNIITFSYKVTPWSDHMVPCAPDTVYEALGWIHTLRTSPGKDLLTSLTTAFSDPACQSVHLVTNSLPDNPEKCLSALSAGGTRPVHTFHIAEKQALDSDTLDFLKCLTSATRGSCYRLSLNLDRAGEQVDLLHSAEHQILEPSFSEDRGCQALHYSPVQAVCLSPYWCSPRNPFSATPCISARVLRGAEFFPGCRVLARREADGFYYLGTIVHQLQDRGGLFMVAFDKIGHRVDCTSEMALPQPICQPDMVNLTQGYGHSIVPGDTVLAPFELQMSRYGPGRIVSGMELRDPLKGGEGNGLLVLFWNGFRTHVPNNLAVWIPASHHERIIRELQSHVLFRPSCCFSQTHCSQMNWTPVCRMHHCLSAASARCHCPIKSCLPPTSSFLSNQGQEKSEMNTDQLKELQSSQETQIPSPSPSPSSTSEGEEENEGLKATRSEMVSRSVNTEISCLSKAYAETQGKPAWRYWRRGAPEPHHKQPGREARSPNGSYSWPEKLKRHQEYSSSSPPATNNSSLFELVPGSVRRGVTVQDIFDWTKQPASKGVSPLAFALSKISVKHHYK, from the exons ATGGCAACTATATGCGAGCTTACCGACAGCAGTCGAAGTCTCATCCCTGTCCTTATGGGAAAGGACAGGAATGTCACCCTTATACTGGACACTTCCGAGGCTATGACTGCTGTTTTGGGGACAGTGAAGAATCTGATTATTCAAACTCTACTCGCCAAGGCTTCGCTCAGGAACTCCCTCTTTAACATCATTACTTTTTCATATAAG GTAACACCATGGTCTGATCACATGGTTCCTTGTGCCCCTGACACGGTGTATGAAGCCCTAGGCTGGATCCACACCCTCAGAACCAGCCCTGGAAAAGATCTCCTGACGTCACTCACAACCGCATTCTCTGACCCTGCCTGTCAGTCTGTCCACCTTGTGACTAACAGTCTCCCAGACAACCCGGAGAAGTGCCTGAGTGCACTGTCTGCCGGTGGGACACGCCCTGTGCACACTTTTCACATAGCTGAAAAACAGGCCTTGGACAGTGACACTCTGGATTTCCTGAAGTGCTTGACCTCTGCCACTAGAGGGAGCTGTTATAGGCTGTCTCTAAACTTAGACCGCGCAGGAGAGCAG GTAGATCTGCTGCACTCAGCAGAACACCAGATCCTAGAGCCGTCATTCTCAGAGGACAGGGGCTGCCAGGCCTTGCATTACAGCCCAGTGCAAGCAGTCTGTCTCTCACCATACTG GTGTTCTCCTAGAAATCCTTTTAGTGCAACGCCATGTATTTCAGCAAGGGTGCTGAGAGGGGCAGAGTTCTTTCCAGGCTGCCGAGTGTTAGCCAGAAGAGAGGCAGATGGATTTTACTACCTAGGGACAATTGTACACCAGCTACAG GACAGGGGAGGCCTCTTTATGGTGGCATTTGATAAGATAGGGCACAGAGTGGACTGCACCTCTGAAATGGCACTGCCCCAGCCAATATGCCAGCCTGACATGGTCAATTTAACTCAGGGATATGGACACAGTATTGTACCTGGAGACACAGTGTTAGCTCCCTTTGAGCTGCAGATGAGCAGGTACGGGCCTGGCAGGATCGTTTCGGGGATGGAGTTAAGAGACCCACTGAAGG GTGGAGAAGGGAATGGACTTTTGGTCCTCTTTTGGAATGGATTCAGAACACATGTACCCAATAACTTAGCTGTGTGGATACCAGCCTCTCACCATGAGCGAATTATCAGGGAACTCCAGTCTCACGTCCTTTTCAGACCATCATGCTGCTTCAGCCAAACTCACTGTAGTCAAATGAATTGGACACCAGTCTGCCGCATGCATCACTGTCTCTCAGCTGCTTCTGCCCGGTGTCACTGTCCGATTAAGAGCTGCCTACCTCCGACCTCATCTTTTCTCAGCAACCAGGGGCAGGAGAAGTCAGAAATGAATACTGACCAACTGAAGGAACTGCAGAGCTCTCAAGAAACACAGATACCGTCTCCTTCACCATCACCCTCAAGCACAAGTGAGGGCGAAGAGGAAAATGAAGGGTTAAAAGCCACAAGGTCTGAGATGGTGAGCCGTTCAGTGAACACAGAGATATCATGCCTGAGCAAGGCCTATGCTGAGACACAAGGTAAACCTGCCTGGAGGTACTGGAGGAGAGGAGCTCCAGAGCCACACCACAAACAACCAG GGAGGGAGGCCAGATCTCCAAATGGAAGCTATTCTTGGCCAGAAAAACTCAAGAGACATCAAGAATATTCTTCGTCCAGTCCTCCAGCCACAAATAACAGCTCATTATTTGAACTGGTTCCTGGTTCGGTAAGAAGAGGTGTAACAGTACAGGATATTTTTGACTGGACTAAACAACCAGCTTCTAAAGGTGTATCACCACTAGCTTTTGCATTGAGCAAGATTTCGGTTAAACATCATTATAAGTAA
- the c13h11orf16 gene encoding uncharacterized protein C11orf16 homolog isoform X2 translates to MATICELTDSSRSLIPVLMGKDRNVTLILDTSEAMTAVLGTVKNLIIQTLLAKASLRNSLFNIITFSYKVTPWSDHMVPCAPDTVYEALGWIHTLRTSPGKDLLTSLTTAFSDPACQSVHLVTNSLPDNPEKCLSALSAGGTRPVHTFHIAEKQALDSDTLDFLKCLTSATRGSCYRLSLNLDRAGEQVDLLHSAEHQILEPSFSEDRGCQALHYSPVQAVCLSPYWCSPRNPFSATPCISARVLRGAEFFPGCRVLARREADGFYYLGTIVHQLQDRGGLFMVAFDKIGHRVDCTSEMALPQPICQPDMVNLTQGYGHSIVPGDTVLAPFELQMSRYGPGRIVSGMELRDPLKATRGRRSQK, encoded by the exons ATGGCAACTATATGCGAGCTTACCGACAGCAGTCGAAGTCTCATCCCTGTCCTTATGGGAAAGGACAGGAATGTCACCCTTATACTGGACACTTCCGAGGCTATGACTGCTGTTTTGGGGACAGTGAAGAATCTGATTATTCAAACTCTACTCGCCAAGGCTTCGCTCAGGAACTCCCTCTTTAACATCATTACTTTTTCATATAAG GTAACACCATGGTCTGATCACATGGTTCCTTGTGCCCCTGACACGGTGTATGAAGCCCTAGGCTGGATCCACACCCTCAGAACCAGCCCTGGAAAAGATCTCCTGACGTCACTCACAACCGCATTCTCTGACCCTGCCTGTCAGTCTGTCCACCTTGTGACTAACAGTCTCCCAGACAACCCGGAGAAGTGCCTGAGTGCACTGTCTGCCGGTGGGACACGCCCTGTGCACACTTTTCACATAGCTGAAAAACAGGCCTTGGACAGTGACACTCTGGATTTCCTGAAGTGCTTGACCTCTGCCACTAGAGGGAGCTGTTATAGGCTGTCTCTAAACTTAGACCGCGCAGGAGAGCAG GTAGATCTGCTGCACTCAGCAGAACACCAGATCCTAGAGCCGTCATTCTCAGAGGACAGGGGCTGCCAGGCCTTGCATTACAGCCCAGTGCAAGCAGTCTGTCTCTCACCATACTG GTGTTCTCCTAGAAATCCTTTTAGTGCAACGCCATGTATTTCAGCAAGGGTGCTGAGAGGGGCAGAGTTCTTTCCAGGCTGCCGAGTGTTAGCCAGAAGAGAGGCAGATGGATTTTACTACCTAGGGACAATTGTACACCAGCTACAG GACAGGGGAGGCCTCTTTATGGTGGCATTTGATAAGATAGGGCACAGAGTGGACTGCACCTCTGAAATGGCACTGCCCCAGCCAATATGCCAGCCTGACATGGTCAATTTAACTCAGGGATATGGACACAGTATTGTACCTGGAGACACAGTGTTAGCTCCCTTTGAGCTGCAGATGAGCAGGTACGGGCCTGGCAGGATCGTTTCGGGGATGGAGTTAAGAGACCCACTGAAGG CAACCAGGGGCAGGAGAAGTCAGAAATGA
- the akip1 gene encoding A-kinase-interacting protein 1 → MRRPPSMAGQSWLESSLQRSSKLGLEVLERAKRRSVDWPSVRRANRKHSAKEKHAEEYPCIHTSLDLDRAFSRIVQHMSETTYECKNFYESSRSAKVSEQEKSHVCRFHAQRFPSGQPRPAAEASRKAHCAGLSEPEDFLIEVSPGTYSITAAVQDAGPQTRVVHIGAGESKRLAFDL, encoded by the exons ATGAGGCGGCCACCATCCATGGCAGGGCAGTCTTGGCTGGAGTCTTCACTTCAGCGCTCGTCTAAACTTGGACTTGAGGTGTTGGAAAGAGCCAAAAGGCGGTCTGTAGACTGGCCGAGCGTGAGACGGGCAAACCGGAAGCACAGTGCCAAAGAGAAGCACGCTGAG GAATACCCCTGCATCCATACCAGCCTGGACTTGGACCGTGCTTTTTCCAGGATAGTGCAGCACATGTCCGAAACTACCTATGAGTGCAAG AACTTTTACGAATCTTCAAGATCGGCAAAGGTCAGCGAGCAAGAGAAAAGCCATGTGTGCCGCTTTCACGCTCAGCGGTTTCCTTCAGGTCAACCTCGGCCAGCAGCTGAGGCCTCCAGGAAAGCTCATTGTGCT GGTTTGTCTGAGCCGGAGGACTTCCTGATTGAAGTGTCTCCGGGCACTTACTCCATCACAGCAGCAGTGCAGGATGCTGGTCCACAGACCAGAGTTGTCCACATCGGTGCAGGGGAGAGCAAGAGACTTGCATTTGACCTTTGA